CCCAGGCGTTGTCGGTGCGTAATTCTTGAGTACCATGGCTGTCCTCTTCTATATGACTGCCTTACAGTCGTTTGATTTGGCTTGCCGCCTGATATCACGCGCCTTCCATGAACTCTATGCGGTCGCCCTCCTTGAGCCTCACGATCGCCTTCTTCCACGGCGAGAGCTTCCCCATGTTCTTGCCCACGCGCTTGTACTTCGCCGGCATGGAGATCGTGCGCACCTCCTCCACCGTCACCTTGAAGACGCCCTCGACGGCCCTGCGGATGTCCGCCTTGGTAGCCTTGAGGCTCACGTCGAAGGTGTACTTGTTGTCCTCCTGGGCCATGGTGCTCTTCTCGGTGACCAGCGGCCTCTTTATGACCTCGAACATGTTCATGGCTTGAGCACCTCCTCGACCTTCTCGAGCGCCGGCCTCGTGATGAGCGCGTGCTCGTGGCGCATGAGGTCGTATACGTTCAACCCCTCGCAGCGGATCATTCGGACGCCGCTTATGTTGCGCAGCGACTTGCGCAGCGCCTCGTCATCCCCGGCGACGACCACTACGCAGCTCGCAACGCCCAGCTTCTTCAGCGCATCGGCCATCGCCCTGGTCTTTATGCTGCTCACCTTCAGGTCTTCGACTATGAGCAGCCTGCCCTCCGCCTTCTTGAGGGAGAGCGCATGCCGGAGCGCAGCGCGGCGCGCCGCGGCC
This is a stretch of genomic DNA from Pseudomonadota bacterium. It encodes these proteins:
- the rplW gene encoding 50S ribosomal protein L23, with amino-acid sequence MNMFEVIKRPLVTEKSTMAQEDNKYTFDVSLKATKADIRRAVEGVFKVTVEEVRTISMPAKYKRVGKNMGKLSPWKKAIVRLKEGDRIEFMEGA
- the rplD gene encoding 50S ribosomal protein L4 gives rise to the protein MKEPVLNMENAKVGEVDLDDAIFGLKPKTPLIYETVRMQLAGRRSGTAWCKNRGEVSGTTAKMYRQKGTGRARHCDAKANIFVGGGKAFGPRPRDYSYRLPAAARRAALRHALSLKKAEGRLLIVEDLKVSSIKTRAMADALKKLGVASCVVVVAGDDEALRKSLRNISGVRMIRCEGLNVYDLMRHEHALITRPALEKVEEVLKP